Below is a window of Phoenix dactylifera cultivar Barhee BC4 unplaced genomic scaffold, palm_55x_up_171113_PBpolish2nd_filt_p 000167F, whole genome shotgun sequence DNA.
CTATGTTATGATTTTACACCATAAGGCATACATTGCTGAAAGTCTGAAATGTTGCGTCTTTAAGATTTATATGGACATTGATACAAGAAGTAGCATTCCAGTTAGATATATAAATTTGCAAGGCAAAATATCTTCTGAAATTTATATGTAGGTCATctttctaattttgtttatctttttttaaaaaactgcagttcaatcggtattttaatagaatggacaaaagttggataaataagttaaGATCTAGTGCTGAATATTTAgatggagttcagaatttcattaagtttgcttttgagaaatctaatatgaacgggaagattttatgtccatgtTAAAAATGTGTAAACAGTTCtgctcttgatccaaaaattgttgaagaacatttggtatggaatgGTTTTCTAAAGGGTTATACTGAATGGGTACTCCATGGAGAGTTCATACCTTCATGTAACCAACCCTCCGATCTAGAAGACACCTTCAATTTTGGATGTAGTGACACGAAACAAAATTCTGTagaagaagatgatataaggggcctacttgatatttattttaaaaatttattgttgaaggtTTCTTATGCGCTTAAAAGATTATGCACGCAATCGAGCCTATCCCGAGGGCTCGATTGCTGAAGGATATATTGCTGAGGAGTGTTTGACATTTCGTTCGAGATATCTTGAAGGTGTTAAAACGGTTTTCAATCGACCTCAAAGGAATTGTGATATCATAAAGAATGCAGATGTTTACAAGTTCTCATCTGGTGGAAGAGTTTTGGGAAAAGTTGAAAGTGTTGGTTGTTCTTGACCAGAAATCGTTGGCACAAGCACATCGCTATGTCTTACTTCATAGTGATATAATATCTGAGTCTCGCAGGTTAGTACGGTTAATTGAAATCTAAATTTACTGTCATGTCAGGAGAATGTAATATTGGtatttaattaaagataactttGATCGTGCAGAGAATTTTTAATAGCTCAGCGAAGTCTCAACCATAACATTCGTCCTACACCAAGGATTGAGCAACGATGGTTGGTTGAATTATTTCCAGAATGGCTTTTCAAACAGGTTAGATGTCTAATATATtaagcttttttttaaatttttatagagAGAAATTAATCATTACTTCCATTTTTCTTTAGGTACCAGTGATGATGGAGAGGAATTGTTCTGAGGAGTTAATAGTCATTGCTCGAGGTCCGAATAATATTGTCAACAAATATGATGGGTTCATTATAAATagttttaaatttcatactaaagagcatgagaaatttagaaaaacccaaaatagtggagttatggttgaggcggacggaaaaaattattatggtgctctaacagatatttatgagcaggattattatggaaattttaaggtagtattatttcgatgtgattgggtgaatataaactcacctagaggtttgaggcaagacataaatggattcacacttgtaaatttttcaaggttgatacatactggtgtgttattgaaagatgatccatttgttttttcatctcaagctcgataagtattttttgtgcaagactcaaaagataaaaattggtctcttgttattaaaacgaaacctagggacttgtatgatatgggaaaaaagttggaagaggaggacgatgatacttatactcagtgtattCCTTATAATGTTGTGCCAACTGATGAAGTAAATGCGCCAACGAGTTTGATTAGGATGGATGTTGAATGAgaatatagtttcataatggtaagtaaaatttatgaagcatatgttgaatgagttattatattctctttcattagccctttatttagtataaatttatcatttaaccaaatattgattcttttttgtgcataccaggtaacaatatgccccgagagagacgatttagagatatggagttccagcattctcaggtgggatctacttctgagcaGTCCCTACAGTTCCAGCAGCCATGTAAtcaccagcagcacgagtcaggatctcagcgcgagcctcctgctgattgtccggaggatgagctccggatccagggtaattcgatttaaagttcatattttatgttcatatttgtcttcaactttttaagacattttatttaatttgaatagatggacaagggacagtgaggacgagacggggactcactcaagcaaaggatgtgtggaagcttcctccgagtgagaagatcatcatccgatgcaacgaattggggtagcccatcaatagagctggaggtctactatcaagctttttaggatcgaTTGACGCAAGGGTCaactgtgtccgctcaactatacgaagtggaatgacatgcttccttcatataaggttgagcttcttagacttatacaggtaatgaattgaatttattctttttaattcgacacctcctgtatgttaatttgcttagtatcataattttattagaggtttaatattattataacattctgtatcttgttgtagggtaagtttgtacttcctccagagagccataatcgggtgctaaagtccctcaaccgcaaatggaaagaatataaagcaaaattgaagacggacttcaagcacgagggtatgacagaggaggaggttgctcgtgtgactcctcctgatgtataccctgaGCAGTGGAGagagcttgttcactactggttttctAAAAGAGAACAGGTcacgtatattgtttcaatatcttctattatctttattattaatataaattgtaaatatatacattgaatcatattatactgtgtgcttttattttggcagacatattctaatattggtagagctgcatgagcatctcaagcagttcctcataTAGCACGTAtaaatgaattcgtaagttctttttgaaactatttgaaactctactaacatatagcacgtatcatgatatatagtttgccaatatactttccgtatgtgtagatagtagcGCATGGAAGGaagcctggtgaggtagagttttataagatgacccacactcaccgagatgACAGCTTTGTCCGagacgagtcgagagatataattgtatgtattcattttttatttgatcataattttttttattaattttacttcttttaaattattaatgtgactatttatttttttgagagagatataggaaagagctacaaatcttatttcagagcgcgtcggggagtcatcatcatccgacgcggccagtcgcgtcgaggctcaggtttatgctgaattgatgggcccgGAATGTTATGGTCGTGTGAGGGGTTACGGtatcggagttacccccactcagctgtctgcagtgagccgatatgcccaagatgccagacaaggtactagcactgcaaaaatttgtagtttgaagacaaagatggcacagataaagcagtcatatgagataaggatagaggagatgaggcagagtcatatgactgatatggcggagttgaagcagagccaagagttgaagatacaatctttgcaggatcagcttgaccatatttcatcttttttgcagagatttgctcctccggtacataactaaatatatttaaatattttatgtaattataatgtattcttgtatgagcatgatgactttcgtatttttagtttctaaagtattttttttcttgtaggttgctgatactttatctactcgtagagatgatgatgtcgtcgactcttgatacatcgtagattgtgtacttaaGAATTTGAGATggatgtttttagaatgtttttgaagtacaatgtaatcaaatatgataatatgaatattttgaatgaaaagttcttgtttgtgatGTGTATTTTGTTATCTATGTGATTTAGTGTATGTGTTTTGTTAGAAATTAATATATACAGAGTATTAAAaattgcttttacaaaaaaaaaattaaaaaaaaatgctattGCCGACGTTATTTAGCGTCGGAAATACcacgcctttaacgacgctttgcGTCGGTCAAGGAGCATAAGCcggcgcttttaagcgtcggcatagtccAACAGAAACTACCGTCTGAAACGTCGGTCCAAGTACgctgacgcttttaagcgtcgggttCCTCGAAgatgaacgacgcttaaaagcgtcggcatttaGGTCGACGCTTTTTTGATGCGTCGACCTAAACTGAACCCACGCCCACCTGtccgacgtctgacccacgctttggggTGCGTAGGCtggaaattcgccgacgcttaaaagcgtcggtagagaccaACAAAAACGccgggagatatcctttcttttgtagtggacATAGATTCCTATTCTACTTCACCTTGATATCACTTCTCATCCTAATTTTAGAAAAATCTATAgataaattattaattattaaatagTATTTCtatataacaaaaaaataatattttttttttaaaaggagGAAATCTATTTGTGTTTTTTTGAAAATACATCATCCAAAAATCAAATTCAGAATCTCTGATTGCCGCACAGTGGGCTGCTAGAACAAGCCCTAACTCATCATAAATTGATATGTTCTAAAACATACCTATATATCAACTaaagaattattttatttagtgAACAATTATAATCATATCGCAACTTTTCCCCCTTTTGAGAAATTCAtccatgaaatgacactttaCTTTCCATTTTTGTATGCTATCATTGATATAATGGCTGATGATAGCCATCACTACAACAATTTCTTTACTCCCAAATAAATCAAGCTTATGGTTGTACCGAACAAATAATGGTCTTTATTGCCAATATAATGGAAAATAACGGTTTTGGAGCATGGTCCATTATTTGAAGCTGATTAGAACATTCATTAGAATGTCTGATTAAGTATCAAATGGATTAAAGCAGATCAGACTTCAGTGGACTCTAATGTAGAGGTGGCAATCAGATCaggccatatatatatatatatatatatatatatatatatatatatatatatatatatatatataaagattgCTAAATGCTTGATTTAAACTGTAGACCCAATGGGATTTGCTCTCAACCGGAAACCAAACATTGTGGATTGGATCTAGTCATGCTGGATCTTGACCTAATCCAAATTGTTGGGCCTAAAGTTGGTCTCATGTGCACCACCCGAAGCATTCtgattaaggctgcaaatgggtcgggttgactcGTGACCCGAACCGGCTCTATTTTGAAGGATCCATGGGGCCGGGTCGGATCCTAAAATTGGATCCGTTccattttctgggtcgggtctgAGTTTATTGAATTCAGACTCGACCCGATCCATTTGAAATTTTGGTAATTTTTGGTTTTCAATCTTACAACCCGACCCGACTCAAAtatgtaaaattatttgggtaCGCGGGCTGTAACTCGCGGAGGTATAAACAAGTTTTAAAGCTAGGATAGGTTGACTCGAATTGGACCCGACCCAGACccgaattttttgggttggatccgggttatacatggacctgatccgacccgaataatccgttgggtcaaaaattgtagcggtGTAGCTGACCCAATCTTCTATTGGATTGGGTCTAGATCTAAAAGTAGGACCcgacctgacccatttgcaTCCCTAATCTCGATAGGCCCTGAATGCAACCGAGTCTGAGTTTGCTGGGTCaagcatgtttttttttttgctaggaaaaaggaaagaggtGGGTGAGGAGAACCTCACCCTCGTAGCAACCCTCACTGGGCTTCTTTTCTGTTGGAGAGTGTTCGATACATGCAGAACattttttactcatacccttcccACCCGTAGGGAGCCCTACTAGCATGGCAGCCCTTCCACGTATGAGTACATCACACCAGCACCACCTAAGTATCGGCAGACCAAATGGCGACTCCACCGGACAAACCGGACAGGGGGCATTCGGTCCCCGCATTTAATCGACTCCCGGGCATTTCGAACCTAGGCTACTTCGGTGAAATTTTAGCCTCGTTCCAACCGTGCTACCACCTCGGTGGTGGGTCAAGCGTGTTTGATGTCGTGAAAATTGTATGGATGAATTACCATATAGTTTTCATTTGTTTCCATGAAAAATGGTGCCCCGTGCGATGCACGTGCCAGGGAAGCAGCGAAACGGATATGGACTCCATCCAATTTAACAATTCGGAGTTTCTACCAAGCGATCCGGGTCTTTTGCTTTCTTCATCGTCGAAAGAGGGGGGAAATCTcgagctagggttagggtttcgggGAGCTCGGAGCGGGCGGCCATGGCGATGAGAGCGTTCTATAACGAGATCAAGGGGATGAAGGTGAGGGAACTCCCGGGCTACCTGAAGCCGAAGCTCACGTGGGAGCACATCAAGAAGACGACCGACCAGGCCGTGGACCGCTACATCGAGAAGTACATCGAGACCAGCTCCGTCGAGCCCCTTTTCCACGTCTGCATCGGTGGCATGATCTTCTCGTACCTCGTCGCCCTCCCCGAGGAGCGCCGCCACCTCGAGCACCAGCAGAAGCACGCCGCAGGCGGCCATTGATTTCTGATATTATCCTCCCAGGTCCGCTCGACATCCTAACCTTCGTCCTCATCCCTAACACGATCA
It encodes the following:
- the LOC120105012 gene encoding uncharacterized protein LOC120105012 gives rise to the protein MQMFTSSHLVEEFWEKLKVLVVLDQKSLAQAHRYVLLHSDIISESRREFLIAQRSLNHNIRPTPRIEQRWLVELFPEWLFKQVPVMMERNCSEELIVIARGPNNIVNKYDGFIINSFKFHTKEHEKFRKTQNSGVMVEADGKNYYGALTDIYEQDYYGNFKVVLFRCDWVNINSPRGLRQDINGFTLVNFSRLIHTGVLLKDDPFVFSSQAR
- the LOC120105013 gene encoding uncharacterized protein LOC120105013 gives rise to the protein MAMRAFYNEIKGMKVRELPGYLKPKLTWEHIKKTTDQAVDRYIEKYIETSSVEPLFHVCIGGMIFSYLVALPEERRHLEHQQKHAAGGH